The following proteins come from a genomic window of Zonotrichia leucophrys gambelii isolate GWCS_2022_RI chromosome 4, RI_Zleu_2.0, whole genome shotgun sequence:
- the SGMS2 gene encoding phosphatidylcholine:ceramide cholinephosphotransferase 2 — protein MNTIETAKLEEHMEGQPNETSNGYSQPTLSVSEENKNGTSKPKGLSNGLRKTAKKYPDYIQIAMPAESRNKFPLEWWKTGIAFVYALFNLILTTVMITVVHERVPPKELSPPLPDKFFDYIDRVKWAFSVSEINGMILLGLWIFQWLFLRYKSIVGRRFFFIMGTLYLYRCITMYVTTLPVPGMHFQCAPKLNGDSQAKVQRILRLISGGGLSITGSHILCGDFLFSGHTVVLTLVYLFIKEYSPRNFWWYHLICWLMSAAGIICILVAHEHYTVDVIIAYYITTRLFWWYHSMANEKTLKVSSQTNFLSRAWWYPIFYFFERNVQGSVPCSFSWPISWPPSCFKSSCKKYSRVQKTGEDNEKST, from the exons ATGAATACCATTGAGACAGCAAAGCTTGAAGAGCACATGGAGGGTCAGCCAAATGAGACTTCCAATGGCTACTCACAACCTACTCTCTCAGTCAGTGAAGAGAACAAAAATGGCACTAGCAAACCAAAGGGCTTGTCTAATGGCTTGCGAAAAACAGCAAAGAAGTATCCTGATTACATCCAGATTGCTATGCCTGCTGAATCTAGGAACAAATTCCCTCTGGAATGGTGGAAAACAGGCATTGCCTTTGTCTATGCGCTCTTCAACTTGATTTTAACAACTGTCATGATCACTGTGGTCCATGAGAGAGTACCTCCAAAGGAGCTAAGCCCTCCCTTGCCTGACAAATTTTTTGATTACATTGATCGTGTGAAATGGGCTTTTTCTGTATCAGAAATAAATGGAATGATACTACTTGGATTATGGATATTCCAGTGGTTATTTCTTAGATACAA ATCAATAGTGGGACGCAGGTTCTTTTTTATAATGGGAACTTTGTATCTATACCGCTGTATTACCATGTACGTTACCACCTTACCTGTGCCTGGAATGCATTTTCAGTGTGCACCAAAG TTGAATGGAGACTCTCAGGCAAAGGTTCAGAGAATCCTGCGACTGATTTCTGGTGGTGGTCTGTCCATAACTGGATCCCACATCCTGTGTGGAGACTTCCTGTTTAGTGGACACACTGTAGTATTAACGCTGGTCTATCTGTTCATCAAAGAGT ATTCACCACGTAATTTCTGGTGGTATCACTTGATCTGCTGGCTGATGAGTGCTGCTGGCATCATTTGTATCCTGGTTGCTCATGAACACTACACCGTAGATGTCATCATTGCCTACTATATCACCACACGGCTCTTCTGGTGGTACCACTCCATGGCTAATGAAAAG ACTTTAAAGGTGTCTTCGCAGACGAATTTTCTCTCTCGAGCATGGTGGTAtccaatattttatttcttcgAGAGGAATGTGCAAGGCTCTGTTCCTTGCAGTTTTTCCTGGCCAATATCTTGGCCTCCCAGCTGCTTCAAATCTTCATGCAAAAAGTATTCACGGGTTCAGAAGACAGGAGAGGACAATGAAAAATCTacctga